One Dietzia sp. JS16-p6b genomic window carries:
- the thpR gene encoding RNA 2',3'-cyclic phosphodiesterase — translation MGHRMFAAVLPPEEVSQELERFLEPRPGLAWTDPAQWHLTLTFCPDVDEWRIDDLSDRLGAVARKHEPFRIRLAGAGAFPSVDRAKVLWAGVEHLAAAPTDSGSRETPLHALAAGARSAANAAGCVPDGARFHPHLTLARLRGRSDATAWLRVLDTFTSSDWTVSEIALVDSFLGEGPGGRARHEVVDRLPLGESDTRWWSPSG, via the coding sequence ATGGGTCATCGCATGTTCGCCGCGGTGCTGCCGCCGGAGGAGGTGAGCCAGGAGCTCGAGCGGTTCCTCGAACCGCGCCCGGGACTCGCCTGGACCGATCCCGCGCAGTGGCACCTCACCCTGACCTTCTGCCCGGATGTCGACGAGTGGCGGATCGACGACCTCTCCGACAGGCTCGGCGCGGTCGCCCGGAAGCACGAGCCGTTCCGGATCCGGCTCGCCGGGGCGGGGGCGTTCCCCTCGGTCGACCGGGCGAAGGTGCTGTGGGCGGGCGTCGAGCACCTGGCGGCAGCCCCGACCGATTCCGGGTCGCGCGAGACTCCGTTGCACGCCCTGGCCGCGGGGGCCCGGTCGGCCGCCAACGCCGCCGGCTGCGTCCCCGACGGGGCTCGGTTCCACCCTCACCTCACGCTCGCCCGGCTCCGCGGTCGCTCCGATGCCACGGCATGGCTCCGCGTCCTCGACACCTTCACCAGCAGTGACTGGACGGTCTCCGAGATCGCGCTGGTCGACTCCTTTCTCGGTGAGGGGCCCGGGGGGCGGGCCCGGCACGAGGTGGTGGACCGTCTGCCGTTGGGGGAGTCCGACACCCGGTGGTGGTCACCCTCCGGGTAG
- a CDS encoding nucleosidase, which translates to MTTVETVELLGTVDPAHPLVVVALEQEARHFVTDFPVLVTGVGKVRAAVAVAHAVGGGVRPRELVNVGTAGGLHPGMQGVHEIATVFQHDFDNLALHAVTGRHDGPPLTLSAEFAITPEPAHALPSEPGGTGAPVLASGDRFVAGGPLRDHLASIADLVDMEGYAVAAAGSMLGLPTRLVKYVSDPADESAGSTWVQSVDACARVLAEWVGSRLE; encoded by the coding sequence GTGACTACCGTGGAGACCGTGGAGCTCCTCGGAACCGTCGATCCGGCACACCCTCTCGTCGTCGTCGCGCTGGAGCAGGAGGCCCGTCACTTCGTCACGGACTTCCCCGTCCTGGTCACGGGCGTCGGCAAGGTTCGGGCCGCGGTGGCGGTGGCGCATGCGGTCGGTGGCGGCGTCCGGCCCCGCGAGCTCGTCAACGTGGGCACCGCCGGGGGGCTGCACCCGGGGATGCAGGGCGTTCACGAGATCGCCACCGTGTTCCAGCACGATTTCGACAACCTGGCACTCCACGCCGTGACCGGCCGTCACGACGGACCGCCGTTGACCCTCTCGGCCGAGTTCGCGATCACCCCCGAGCCGGCCCACGCGCTGCCGTCGGAGCCCGGCGGGACCGGCGCGCCCGTGCTCGCCTCCGGTGATCGCTTCGTGGCCGGCGGGCCACTGCGGGACCACCTCGCGTCGATCGCCGACCTGGTGGACATGGAGGGGTACGCGGTCGCCGCTGCCGGCTCGATGCTGGGCCTGCCCACCCGCCTGGTCAAGTACGTCTCCGACCCGGCCGACGAGTCGGCGGGGTCCACGTGGGTACAGAGCGTGGACGCGTGCGCGCGGGTACTGGCGGAGTGGGTCGGCAGCCGGCTGGAGTGA
- a CDS encoding DUF6131 family protein — translation MIILGAILLILGFLLDIPILWTIGLVLVAIGVILYVLGAAGRAVGGRKHWY, via the coding sequence ATGATCATTCTCGGTGCGATTCTGTTAATCCTCGGATTCCTGTTGGACATCCCGATTCTCTGGACGATCGGCCTGGTTCTCGTGGCGATCGGGGTAATCCTCTACGTGCTCGGAGCAGCCGGCCGGGCGGTCGGTGGACGCAAACACTGGTACTGA
- a CDS encoding NADH:flavin oxidoreductase/NADH oxidase: protein MPLLFDPIRIRDLEIRNRAWLSPMCQYSCDARDGVPTPWHLVHLGARAQGGFGLILAEASAVVPEGRISPHDAGMWNDAQRNAWAPIVDFVHSQGAAIGIQLAHAGRKASTHRAFPGEPTGSIPVAEGGWTTVAPSAIPFGDMAAPVALDADGIRAVVDAFAAAARRADEAGFDVVEIHAAHGYLVHEFLSPLSNERSDEYGGSRENRSRLLVEICDAVRRVWPEGKPLFVRISATDWVPGGWTPDDSRWLAARLAGHGVDLVDVSSAANTPAVPPVPLEQGYQVPLAEEVRASGAVLAGAVGLISDPHYAEQVLADERADVVFLGRVGLREPAWPLRAAAELGVPWREAPYPPQYTRGKW from the coding sequence ATGCCACTCCTCTTCGACCCCATCCGCATCCGCGATCTCGAGATCCGCAACCGCGCGTGGCTCTCGCCCATGTGCCAGTACTCGTGCGACGCCCGCGACGGCGTCCCCACCCCGTGGCATCTCGTGCACCTGGGTGCGCGGGCGCAGGGCGGGTTCGGACTGATCCTCGCGGAGGCGTCCGCCGTCGTGCCCGAGGGCCGGATCAGCCCCCACGACGCCGGGATGTGGAACGACGCGCAGCGGAACGCATGGGCGCCGATCGTGGACTTCGTCCACTCGCAGGGCGCCGCGATCGGCATCCAGCTCGCCCATGCCGGGCGGAAGGCGTCGACCCACCGGGCTTTCCCCGGGGAGCCCACCGGGTCGATCCCGGTGGCGGAGGGCGGGTGGACCACTGTCGCCCCCTCGGCCATCCCGTTCGGCGACATGGCGGCCCCGGTCGCGCTCGACGCCGACGGGATCCGAGCTGTCGTCGACGCCTTCGCCGCGGCCGCCCGACGCGCGGACGAGGCGGGCTTCGATGTGGTCGAGATCCACGCCGCCCACGGCTACCTGGTCCACGAGTTCCTCTCGCCCCTGTCCAACGAGCGATCGGACGAGTACGGCGGCTCCCGGGAGAACCGCTCGCGACTGCTGGTCGAGATCTGCGATGCGGTCCGTCGGGTCTGGCCGGAGGGCAAGCCACTGTTCGTTCGCATCTCGGCCACGGACTGGGTTCCCGGTGGGTGGACCCCGGACGATTCGCGCTGGCTGGCGGCGCGCCTCGCCGGGCACGGCGTCGACCTGGTCGACGTCTCGTCGGCCGCCAACACCCCTGCCGTCCCGCCGGTGCCACTCGAGCAGGGGTATCAGGTGCCGCTGGCCGAGGAGGTCCGGGCGTCCGGGGCGGTGCTGGCCGGCGCGGTGGGACTCATCAGCGACCCGCACTACGCCGAGCAGGTGCTGGCCGACGAGCGGGCCGACGTCGTGTTCCTGGGCAGAGTCGGGCTGCGCGAGCCCGCCTGGCCGCTCCGCGCGGCCGCCGAACTCGGAGTGCCCTGGCGTGAGGCGCCGTACCCGCCGCAGTACACGCGCGGCAAGTGGTGA
- a CDS encoding molybdenum cofactor biosynthesis protein MoaE produces the protein MTVHSPLVQITEDAIDPREVERAVWSTADGAMVTFSGVVRDHDHGRDVLDIEYSAHPTAQDVLTRLCDEVATEHTSPELEKGGPLDPRRSVRIGAVHRVGVLAVGEVAVVVVAVAPHRGEAFAACSELIERLKRGVPIWKRQRFTDGVSEWVGVGDC, from the coding sequence ATGACCGTTCACAGTCCACTCGTGCAGATCACCGAGGACGCGATCGACCCCAGGGAGGTCGAGAGGGCGGTCTGGAGCACCGCCGACGGGGCCATGGTGACGTTCTCCGGCGTGGTGCGCGACCACGATCACGGACGCGACGTGCTCGACATCGAGTACTCGGCCCACCCGACGGCGCAGGATGTCCTGACACGGCTCTGCGACGAGGTCGCCACCGAACACACCTCGCCCGAGCTGGAGAAGGGCGGGCCGCTCGACCCACGCCGCAGCGTCCGCATCGGCGCGGTGCACCGGGTCGGCGTGTTGGCTGTCGGCGAGGTCGCGGTGGTGGTGGTTGCGGTGGCGCCGCACCGGGGCGAGGCCTTTGCCGCGTGCTCGGAGCTCATCGAACGGCTCAAGCGGGGTGTGCCCATCTGGAAGCGGCAGCGCTTCACCGACGGCGTCTCCGAGTGGGTGGGCGTCGGCGACTGCTGA
- a CDS encoding CrcB family protein — MSRPPHLHPGLIALVALGGAAGTLARWGMTTSIPHPHEWPVATLAENLIGAFLLGLLLEALVRAGDETRPRRMIRLGLGTGALGGFTTFSTFALEIERLLTSGHVGLAVGYFTVSLVGGFLTCMLGVILASRHHRWRERRLPLDPDQGVVSDPTAPGGDRP; from the coding sequence ATGAGCCGACCACCGCATCTGCACCCCGGGTTGATCGCCCTCGTCGCGCTCGGCGGCGCCGCGGGCACCCTGGCCCGATGGGGCATGACCACGTCGATTCCACACCCGCACGAGTGGCCGGTGGCGACGCTCGCCGAGAACCTCATCGGAGCGTTCCTCCTCGGGCTGCTTCTCGAAGCACTCGTCCGTGCCGGTGACGAGACCCGTCCCCGACGGATGATCCGCCTCGGCCTGGGCACCGGCGCCCTGGGTGGATTCACCACCTTCTCCACCTTCGCCCTCGAGATCGAGAGGCTGCTCACCTCCGGTCACGTCGGCCTGGCGGTCGGCTACTTCACGGTCTCGCTCGTCGGCGGATTCCTCACCTGCATGCTCGGGGTCATCCTGGCCAGCCGGCACCATCGGTGGCGCGAGCGTCGTCTCCCCCTCGATCCCGACCAGGGTGTCGTCTCCGACCCCACCGCGCCGGGAGGGGACCGCCCGTGA
- a CDS encoding HNH endonuclease signature motif containing protein, whose product MTTSALFAVPQPLGMIDAGAVSEAARAATLAQNRAGATRLEAAHVLVAQFARADEARSDERGAGSRRPAYARLDPQARARDHLVAACQLTCWHAARLVTAGTQIHRRLPRLRSTVDRGLMPEQLAIDIACRLAEVPDAIVSDVEDEVVARFVDDLDGGDRPSRLAVDSAIDDAVERHDPAAAEDAADAAAATRSVRFRGARNGMATMWARLTAADAELLRRRIETDASVASADGLDRPMDQLRADALAALAVYEAEAGPSATDPDAAAAPTATASEHEGRDLGDIDLDDIELGDVRVGTDLPRPTLGNAARAGQPIRISVIASAVRGLPNRVEFVHGAYSSFEWLCTELLEGDDASVRFELIDPAPGALDSPDHALRYVITPAMAERIRLRDGTCRHPGCSVSAKHCDVDHVIAFNTKDPELGGPTAEWNLVCLCRKHHREKTFGTNAYRTGPLGELVILTDTGHEHRTRPKGPLARARDAIREREWSAFVDRTIADDGTLVNPPGRPGNGSRRRPA is encoded by the coding sequence ATGACGACGAGTGCGCTGTTCGCCGTACCCCAGCCCCTCGGCATGATCGACGCGGGGGCCGTCAGCGAGGCGGCCCGCGCCGCGACGCTGGCGCAGAACCGCGCGGGGGCCACGCGGCTGGAAGCGGCGCATGTCCTGGTCGCGCAGTTCGCTCGAGCCGACGAGGCCCGGTCCGACGAGCGCGGCGCCGGTTCGCGCCGGCCGGCCTACGCCCGGTTGGATCCCCAGGCGCGGGCGCGTGATCACCTGGTCGCGGCGTGTCAACTCACGTGTTGGCATGCCGCGCGGTTGGTGACGGCCGGGACGCAGATCCACCGGCGGCTGCCCCGTCTGCGGTCGACGGTCGACCGCGGGCTGATGCCTGAACAGTTGGCGATCGATATCGCGTGCCGCCTGGCAGAGGTTCCCGACGCGATCGTGTCGGACGTGGAGGACGAGGTGGTCGCGCGCTTTGTTGACGATCTCGACGGCGGCGACCGGCCGAGTCGCCTCGCGGTGGACTCGGCGATCGATGATGCCGTGGAGCGACACGACCCGGCTGCCGCGGAGGATGCCGCCGACGCTGCGGCCGCGACCCGCTCCGTCCGCTTCCGCGGCGCGCGTAACGGCATGGCCACGATGTGGGCCAGGCTCACCGCCGCCGATGCCGAGCTTCTTCGGCGGCGTATCGAGACCGATGCCTCGGTCGCCTCCGCGGACGGGCTGGATCGTCCCATGGACCAGCTCCGCGCCGACGCGCTCGCCGCGCTCGCCGTCTACGAGGCTGAGGCCGGCCCGTCCGCGACCGACCCCGACGCCGCCGCTGCCCCCACTGCCACCGCGTCCGAGCATGAGGGCAGAGACCTCGGTGACATAGATCTCGACGACATCGAACTCGGCGACGTCAGGGTGGGGACGGACCTGCCCCGGCCCACACTGGGCAACGCCGCGCGGGCGGGTCAGCCGATCCGCATCAGCGTGATCGCCTCCGCGGTCCGGGGCCTGCCCAACCGCGTCGAGTTCGTTCACGGCGCCTACAGCAGTTTCGAGTGGCTCTGCACGGAGTTGCTTGAGGGTGACGATGCGAGCGTGCGGTTCGAGCTCATCGACCCCGCCCCGGGCGCGCTCGACTCCCCCGATCACGCCCTGCGCTACGTGATCACCCCGGCGATGGCCGAGCGGATCCGTCTGCGCGACGGGACGTGCCGACACCCAGGGTGCTCGGTCTCTGCCAAGCATTGCGATGTGGACCACGTCATCGCGTTCAACACCAAGGACCCTGAACTCGGCGGGCCGACCGCCGAGTGGAACCTCGTCTGCCTGTGCCGGAAACACCACCGGGAGAAGACGTTCGGGACCAACGCCTACCGGACCGGGCCATTGGGTGAACTCGTCATCCTCACCGACACCGGTCACGAACACCGCACCAGACCCAAGGGCCCCCTGGCCCGTGCCCGTGACGCCATCCGGGAACGAGAGTGGAGCGCCTTTGTGGATCGGACCATCGCCGACGACGGCACGCTCGTCAACCCGCCAGGCCGTCCCGGGAACGGCTCCCGCAGACGACCGGCCTGA
- a CDS encoding CrcB family protein, producing MTIALIALFGGLGAAARFVVDGLVRTRWNSGFPVGTVAVNITGSLLMGVLTGAAIAGAIGGVGLEAATIGFCAGYTTFSTAMVETVRLVQGGAYRRALGNVLGTGIAVVAAVAAGLALAAALF from the coding sequence GTGACCATCGCCCTCATCGCCCTGTTCGGCGGGCTCGGCGCCGCGGCCAGATTCGTGGTGGACGGCCTCGTCAGAACCCGGTGGAACAGCGGTTTCCCGGTCGGAACCGTCGCCGTCAACATCACCGGCTCACTGCTCATGGGCGTGCTCACCGGGGCGGCGATTGCCGGGGCGATCGGTGGCGTCGGTCTGGAGGCGGCCACGATCGGCTTCTGCGCCGGGTACACCACGTTCTCGACCGCCATGGTGGAGACCGTCCGCCTGGTCCAGGGCGGGGCCTATCGCAGGGCCCTCGGCAACGTCCTGGGAACGGGGATCGCGGTGGTCGCGGCGGTGGCCGCCGGTCTCGCACTGGCCGCAGCCCTCTTCTGA
- a CDS encoding fatty acid desaturase gives MTLASNISAGTGSEGSQPGSSTNGAAGPAGPAHSASPSGLAEAMEELYARAKAEVGQEDLDHIRHVTAYGRAIDARRRELLREGGPRAIRRATALEMMYRLMQFSELGHNIVHGSYDHLPGNGEYHSDRYDWDFNVDVDHWKTMHHAGHHPNTNIVGKDHDLGYSVFRGSAGQDWYGHHLGQVALISALAAMAPVAAPFFLANIARKVDSHPFFSSYTLRSPARIARRDARRRFVDEPFRSGWKPLPTLVANYLGGVAGYMSVLFLVLIEHHAGELELFTDPGPDETPDQYYERQIRATRNFLPSRRMDEALTRILEEEVPFDDRPDLRIFYGGLDTHIEHHLFPDLPPSMQRRIAPEVRALAARFGLPYHETPLLETVPLIATTLTGLSVPLGEREFGRPAELLRDPSSLVRRVISGFTYRPLPESPYLDKPRFHNVPARVLSATPVAGGDALSVRLARPRGWEDVEWEAGAYISVRVEVDDDDDGGTAELVRQYSLVRDSIDSRLDGSQRDEPGHLEICVKRVDGGRVSTRLNDTLKAGRHVTLVGVPQSSGDFAMPEPGAPSLLIAGGVGITPIISLLRRIARDAGTDATVLYFNRDERSIIYEAELRRLARDSGATLHLFTDTPSGRDGLTTGRLGPELLRGLVPDAADRETYVCAPAAVIDLARDQLRALGQPAERFHAESFTAPELERPADDGSRYTVHFRRTGTSVEIDGATTLLEAAGRAGISVPTGCERGLCKACVTGKLSGTTSAESRADGGTTDTVVRERITVCTAMPCSDIELDL, from the coding sequence ATGACTCTCGCCAGTAACATCAGCGCAGGTACGGGCTCGGAGGGTTCACAGCCGGGGAGCTCGACGAACGGGGCGGCAGGGCCGGCGGGTCCCGCCCACTCGGCATCACCGTCCGGCCTGGCCGAGGCGATGGAGGAGCTCTACGCTCGGGCCAAGGCCGAGGTGGGCCAGGAGGACCTGGATCACATCCGCCACGTCACCGCATATGGGCGGGCGATCGACGCACGCCGCCGCGAACTCTTGCGCGAGGGGGGTCCGCGCGCGATCCGCCGGGCCACCGCGCTGGAGATGATGTACCGACTCATGCAGTTCTCCGAGCTGGGCCACAACATCGTCCACGGCAGTTACGACCACCTGCCGGGCAACGGCGAGTACCACTCGGATCGCTACGACTGGGACTTCAACGTCGACGTCGACCACTGGAAGACGATGCACCACGCGGGCCACCACCCCAACACCAACATCGTCGGCAAGGACCACGACCTCGGCTACAGCGTCTTCCGCGGCAGCGCGGGCCAGGACTGGTACGGCCACCACCTCGGGCAGGTGGCGTTGATCTCCGCGCTCGCTGCCATGGCCCCGGTCGCGGCACCGTTCTTCCTGGCCAACATCGCGCGCAAGGTCGACAGCCACCCGTTCTTCAGTTCGTACACCCTGCGCTCACCGGCCAGGATCGCCCGTCGGGACGCGCGGCGCCGCTTCGTGGACGAGCCCTTCCGCTCCGGATGGAAGCCGCTGCCGACCCTGGTGGCCAACTACCTGGGCGGAGTCGCCGGATACATGTCCGTGCTGTTCCTGGTGCTCATCGAACACCACGCGGGTGAACTGGAACTGTTCACCGATCCCGGCCCGGATGAGACCCCCGACCAGTATTACGAGCGGCAGATCCGGGCGACCCGCAACTTCCTGCCCAGCCGACGGATGGACGAGGCGCTGACCCGGATCCTCGAGGAGGAGGTTCCGTTCGACGACCGCCCCGACCTGCGGATCTTCTACGGCGGACTGGACACCCACATCGAGCATCACCTGTTTCCCGACCTGCCGCCGTCCATGCAGCGCAGGATCGCGCCGGAGGTGCGCGCCCTCGCCGCCCGGTTCGGGCTGCCGTATCACGAGACCCCGTTGCTGGAGACGGTGCCGCTCATCGCCACGACGCTCACGGGCCTGTCGGTGCCGCTGGGCGAGCGGGAGTTCGGACGACCGGCCGAGTTGCTGCGCGACCCCTCCTCGCTCGTGCGGCGCGTGATCTCGGGGTTCACGTATCGGCCGCTGCCCGAGTCCCCGTACCTGGACAAGCCCCGCTTCCACAATGTTCCCGCGAGGGTCCTGTCGGCCACGCCGGTCGCCGGCGGTGACGCGCTCTCCGTGCGTCTGGCCAGGCCGCGCGGGTGGGAGGACGTGGAGTGGGAGGCCGGGGCGTACATCTCGGTGCGGGTGGAGGTCGACGACGACGACGACGGCGGCACCGCCGAACTCGTCCGTCAGTACAGCCTCGTCCGCGACAGCATCGACTCGCGGCTCGACGGCTCGCAGCGCGACGAGCCGGGACACCTGGAGATCTGCGTCAAGCGGGTCGACGGGGGCCGGGTCTCCACCCGGTTGAACGACACGCTGAAGGCGGGGCGCCACGTCACTCTCGTCGGCGTTCCGCAGTCGTCGGGCGACTTCGCCATGCCGGAGCCCGGCGCCCCCTCACTGCTCATCGCCGGCGGGGTGGGCATCACGCCGATCATCAGCCTCCTGCGCCGCATCGCCCGCGACGCCGGGACCGACGCCACCGTGCTGTACTTCAACCGCGACGAGCGCTCGATCATCTACGAGGCGGAACTCCGTCGGCTGGCCCGCGACTCGGGCGCCACGCTTCACCTGTTCACCGATACGCCGTCCGGGCGGGACGGCCTGACCACCGGCCGGCTGGGTCCGGAGTTGCTGCGCGGTCTCGTCCCGGACGCCGCCGACCGGGAGACCTATGTGTGTGCGCCGGCCGCGGTGATCGATCTGGCCCGCGACCAGCTGCGCGCCCTCGGACAGCCTGCCGAGCGCTTTCACGCCGAGTCGTTCACCGCCCCGGAACTCGAGCGACCGGCGGACGACGGCAGTCGCTACACCGTGCACTTCCGCCGCACCGGCACCTCGGTGGAGATCGACGGGGCCACGACCCTGCTCGAAGCCGCGGGCCGGGCGGGCATCTCCGTACCGACCGGGTGTGAACGCGGACTGTGCAAGGCGTGTGTGACCGGCAAACTCAGCGGTACCACCAGCGCGGAGTCCCGGGCCGACGGAGGCACGACCGACACGGTCGTCCGGGAGCGGATCACCGTGTGCACGGCGATGCCCTGCTCGGACATCGAGCTGGACCTCTAG
- the moaCB gene encoding bifunctional molybdenum cofactor biosynthesis protein MoaC/MoaB: MTDAHPDLTHLDAEGRVRMVDVGGKAVTTRTATAEGVFRTRPEIVTMVSGDELGKADVLATARLAGIGAAKKTSELIPLCHQIPLNSVKVRFQLDAPAGEIRVSATATTTGRTGVEMEALTAVSVAGLTLHDMVKAVDPLATMDGVRLAAKSGGKRGDWTRDQDESPPAAAGRAAVESGRSAVVVVSSTAAAHGRREDTTGPAIEGWLLGREFSPVEVHVVPDAEVAAAVTEQVRRSPAVLLTTGGTGVAPDDRTPEATAPHLDLELPGVAEAIRARGLVSTPTAAMSRGLAGFAGRTLVVNLPGSPGGVRDGLAVLDELLDHLLAVHADGGGH; the protein is encoded by the coding sequence ATGACTGATGCCCACCCGGATCTGACCCACCTCGACGCCGAGGGCCGGGTTCGGATGGTCGACGTGGGCGGCAAGGCCGTCACCACCCGCACCGCCACCGCCGAGGGGGTCTTCCGTACCCGGCCCGAGATCGTGACGATGGTGTCGGGGGACGAGCTGGGGAAAGCCGACGTGCTGGCCACCGCCCGGTTGGCCGGTATCGGCGCGGCCAAGAAGACCTCGGAGCTGATCCCGTTGTGCCACCAGATCCCCCTGAACTCGGTCAAGGTGCGCTTCCAGCTCGACGCGCCGGCCGGCGAGATCCGGGTGTCGGCCACAGCCACGACGACCGGCCGCACGGGGGTGGAGATGGAGGCGCTCACGGCTGTCTCGGTGGCCGGGCTGACACTGCACGACATGGTCAAGGCCGTCGACCCGCTGGCCACGATGGACGGGGTGAGGCTGGCCGCCAAGTCCGGCGGGAAACGGGGCGACTGGACCAGGGACCAGGACGAGTCACCCCCCGCCGCCGCCGGGCGGGCCGCGGTGGAGTCGGGTCGCAGCGCCGTCGTCGTCGTCTCCTCCACGGCCGCCGCGCACGGGCGACGGGAGGACACCACCGGCCCCGCCATCGAGGGCTGGCTGCTCGGGCGCGAGTTCTCCCCGGTCGAGGTCCACGTGGTCCCCGACGCGGAGGTCGCCGCGGCGGTGACCGAACAGGTCCGCCGCTCCCCGGCCGTGCTGTTGACCACCGGCGGGACCGGGGTCGCCCCGGATGACCGCACCCCCGAGGCGACCGCGCCGCACCTGGACCTCGAGCTCCCGGGCGTCGCCGAGGCGATCCGGGCCCGCGGTCTTGTCTCGACCCCCACCGCCGCCATGAGCCGCGGCCTGGCCGGCTTCGCCGGACGTACCCTGGTGGTGAACCTCCCGGGTTCGCCGGGCGGGGTGCGTGACGGGCTGGCGGTCCTCGACGAACTGCTCGACCACCTGCTCGCCGTGCACGCCGACGGCGGCGGACACTGA
- a CDS encoding TenA family protein, producing the protein MTLFETLKDRCRPEWEAYIRHEFVERLGEGTLPIDVFRDYLIQDFHFLVQFARANALAAFKSRTLADITAAHQATGAIIAETALHLRLTERWGIPRAELEAAAEKQATVAYTRYVLDAGMSGDLLDLHVALAPCTIGYAEIGALVQPRLADHRDVSGSGGGVTEHPYAEWIAEYSGAEFTAASAAAIAQLDQLAAGGLSERRLDELTGVFSTATRLEADFWQQALDSVA; encoded by the coding sequence ATGACCCTGTTCGAGACCCTCAAGGACCGCTGCCGCCCCGAGTGGGAGGCCTACATCCGGCACGAGTTCGTGGAAAGGCTCGGAGAAGGAACGCTGCCGATCGACGTGTTCCGCGACTACCTGATCCAGGACTTCCACTTCCTGGTGCAGTTCGCCCGTGCCAACGCACTGGCCGCGTTCAAGAGTCGCACGCTGGCCGACATCACGGCCGCCCATCAGGCCACGGGGGCCATCATCGCCGAGACCGCGCTCCATCTGCGGTTGACCGAGCGGTGGGGCATTCCGCGCGCGGAGCTCGAGGCCGCCGCCGAGAAGCAGGCCACCGTCGCCTACACCCGCTACGTCCTGGACGCGGGCATGTCCGGAGACCTGCTCGACCTGCACGTGGCGCTGGCGCCGTGCACCATCGGGTACGCCGAGATCGGGGCGCTGGTGCAGCCTCGCCTCGCCGACCACCGCGACGTGAGCGGCAGTGGCGGTGGGGTGACCGAGCATCCGTACGCCGAATGGATCGCCGAGTACTCGGGCGCAGAGTTCACCGCGGCGTCGGCTGCGGCGATCGCCCAGCTCGATCAGCTGGCCGCGGGCGGACTCAGCGAGCGACGTCTCGACGAGCTCACCGGGGTGTTCTCCACGGCCACCCGGTTGGAGGCCGACTTCTGGCAACAGGCTCTCGACAGCGTGGCCTGA
- a CDS encoding AraC family transcriptional regulator, with amino-acid sequence MTSSSGPSALSSSAVGSSAVGSSTPRSSSPVWAVPRGTEGIRIMVDGGVARGMTTTECLAGTGLDAADLDDETAQIWAHQEFVVIRNLLGELGDRPGLGAGIGAHSTLGRTGVIGFMMLAGPTVRAALDRAIPYLALSPTHLRFSLEEGSAGATGTGADVDCLLAADDEIPADVRTFVVERDLAGLAAALRGAQIDVGITGLETTLGPESAVILGESWGLTVDEVRPYAERNRLAITRERLDARLPQGDENTAKLFERQCRELLDDRLARVGVAGQVRSRLRHERETWPSMTEVAGELHIDVRTLRRRLAAEGTSFRRLLDEVRHHRALELLALRVPVSEVARELGYSETATFTRTFIRWEGVPPSRARRAGQIERVP; translated from the coding sequence ATGACCTCGTCGTCGGGCCCGTCCGCGCTCAGCTCGTCCGCGGTCGGCTCGTCCGCGGTCGGCTCGTCGACGCCGCGCTCGTCCTCGCCCGTGTGGGCGGTGCCCCGCGGCACGGAGGGGATCCGCATCATGGTGGACGGCGGCGTCGCGCGCGGGATGACGACGACGGAGTGCCTCGCCGGCACCGGGCTCGACGCGGCGGACCTCGACGACGAGACCGCACAGATCTGGGCGCACCAGGAGTTCGTGGTGATCCGCAATCTCCTGGGCGAGCTCGGGGACCGGCCGGGTCTGGGTGCGGGTATCGGTGCCCATTCGACGCTCGGGCGCACCGGCGTCATCGGCTTCATGATGCTCGCGGGGCCGACCGTGCGGGCGGCGCTCGACCGGGCCATCCCGTACCTCGCGCTCTCGCCCACTCACCTGCGGTTCTCCCTCGAGGAAGGCTCGGCGGGAGCCACCGGAACCGGGGCCGACGTGGACTGCCTGCTCGCCGCCGATGACGAGATCCCCGCGGATGTCCGGACGTTCGTGGTCGAGCGTGACCTGGCGGGCCTGGCCGCGGCGCTCCGTGGGGCTCAGATCGACGTGGGGATCACCGGGCTCGAGACGACCCTCGGCCCGGAGAGTGCCGTGATCCTCGGTGAGTCGTGGGGGTTGACCGTCGACGAGGTCCGGCCATACGCCGAGCGGAACCGACTGGCCATCACCCGGGAGCGGCTGGACGCGCGGCTGCCCCAGGGCGACGAGAACACGGCGAAGCTCTTCGAGAGGCAGTGTCGCGAACTGCTCGACGACCGGCTGGCGCGCGTGGGCGTCGCGGGTCAGGTCCGCAGCCGCCTACGTCACGAGCGCGAGACGTGGCCGTCCATGACGGAGGTGGCAGGTGAGCTGCACATCGACGTCCGCACCCTGCGTCGCCGGCTGGCCGCGGAGGGGACCTCGTTCCGGCGGCTGCTCGACGAGGTGAGGCATCATCGGGCGCTCGAGCTGTTGGCGCTCCGCGTGCCGGTGTCGGAGGTGGCGCGCGAACTCGGGTACTCCGAGACCGCGACCTTCACCAGGACGTTCATTCGGTGGGAGGGGGTCCCGCCCAGTCGCGCCCGGCGGGCCGGGCAGATCGAGCGAGTTCCGTGA